ATTGAACAGAAGTTTACACTTAATAAGGACTTTGAGAAGGGTAATAATTTCAGCTCTTGATTAACTCATCCTCTAAAGTTTTTCCAAACTTTTCGGGTTGGTCAGGATCTCTCTTGCCAGTCGCCACGTTTGTTTGGCAGCGTTTTCCAAAGCTGAGTGAGGTTTGCCTTGAAACAGATCTAAGTTCGGTAGAAAGTAGTGGGGACACCGCCGGCACTGCAGGCAGGAGATAAGTTGCAGCAAAATCCCGTTCAGCCGATCACCCAGGCAAGACTCGTCCCAGTCCGACTCCCGGGGATGCTTTTCACACTCGTAGGAAACCAGAGTCTTCATGTGGTAATTGTTCAAGGGCTGGCCAGGCAGTTCAAGGTGACGATCCCTTAAGGTTTTGAGGATGGAGAGGCACTTCTTTCTGCAGCCCCCCATCTGCAGTCTGTTCTCTGCCTCCGCGAACTGCAGCACCCAGGCGTCGCTCTCCGCCGAGCTCTGCTTGCCGGCCAGGGAGTGGCACTCCTTGGACAAGAGATTGAAACCTTCCGCCTTGACCTCCGCTACCCGGTTGGGTCCCGGCCAGGGGATGTGGGGAAGTGGCCAGTGGGCAGCACTCCTCGGCCAGATCCCGGTGCATTTAAAAGCCGGCGTGATCTGCACCACGTACCTATCTCGGATTCTCAGTTTCACTTCGCTGGTGTCTGCCACCATCTTTACCACATCCCTGTAGCTACATTTGTCTACCGCTTGAGCCACCAGCGTCTGAAACCTGGACCGGATTTTGCGCGCCGAGAGGTAGCCGGAGGCGGTAATGAATTCCACCCAGAGGGACATGCTTCTCTTGCGCCCGTCGCTCAACTTCAGCACCGCGCAGCCGGGCAGTGAGCCATCGTCCACGAAGTTGAACACCCCCATTTGGTTGAGATAAAGCACCACTTCAAATTCGGTGGGGGAGATGACCTCGAGGCCCTCGTAGCGATTGTCCATCTCGTTGAGAGAGCTGATGAACCGCGGCTCCTGCACTTCCACTTCCTTCAGTACGTCGGAAACTACTTTGCAGACTTCCCGGATAGTTTTGGCAATGGCAGCTTTCCTGGCTTGGCATTTTTCGTTGTAGTATTTATTCAGGTGGTAGACAAGCTTGGCCTGGGCCGCAATCATGTTGGGGCAGAGATCCGGATTGTACACCGGAGTCTCGCAGTAAGCTGTGGGATCCAATGCGGCTGCTAGAGCTGGAGCCAACTTCGGTGGAGAAACGGGCCGCAGCGCTCAGAAATGGATCAAAAATGCCTCTCGGAAGTGCTGCAGCGTTGAtttccctgctgctgctgctgctgcttttcccttccttttatcTTTGAGCCCAGCCGTTCTTAAAGTGAAAGACTGTTCTCCCCCCTCTccttgtctctcttcctcttttaaagAATCCTTGTGTGAGAGAACCGCATGGAGAGATCACCTtctcaggaataaaaaaaaaaaaagttgcgcTGAGACCCAGCAAAGCTCTTCCAGTAGTCAAAATAAGCACCCCTTTCCgtatttatttactctttccCGTAATCATTGTGTGTGCAGCACTGTTAATCAAATGGAGGAAAAGTGTGCTGAGAGTGTGTCCGGGgtgagtgtgcgtgtgtatatgtcAGAAGAAGCTGCTGTTGATTTGTCTAAGAGCCCAGATGCACTCGTGTGGAAATTATAAAGGCAGGGCCAGGCAGGCGGGCGGCCAATCGCCACTGGGCTCGTCACGACAGCCTCCTTCAGCTCCAACCCGGCTAATTAATCCCCCCTCATGGATATAGGCACACAAACTAAAGGTAGGAGGCTGCTGCCGGCAGAAAACCACCCAGGCCACCTAGACAGTTTGGAAATCAAGAGGAATATCTCAGCTGTGGTACTACTTGAAGCATATTGACATTTTGAAAAGACTTGGCAAAGCGGCTCTCTTCTGTGCCGAAAACCCTGCTTGTCTTTTTACCGCTGAAATGCAAATACAGGTGTATTAATGGGAATCCATCAATTAGTGATCTAGACGaggttttctaaaacaaaatcacTAACTTGCATTTAGAGTAAGATAATTAATGCCTGTTAATCCTTGGAGTCTTCTTAAATGCAGGTTGAAAGTTTGTTCATGCAGACTACTGGCATATGGAAGTTGGCTTTAGATGGAGGAGGACCTGTGTAATTTTCTCATTCTGGATGTTCCTAtatgttaaaatgattttttgaaacGTTATGGAGGTAGTGTGCTCTTTTTTTActtatgttttttccttttttgcatttgttgaaagGAATCTGAAAATAATTGCTGAATGTATTAGATGTTCTACCCCCGTTTAAGTTaggatgtttaaaaaatatttggtacATCCGTCTGCCCCACCAGCTGTAGTGTTTGCACTTTGGTAGACCTAACCAGCATTACAAGCAGGACACAAAGCTATATATGCACTatagaaacatttgaaaaatcactTGTCTCTGGGATGGAATTTTAGTTCATAAAATTCACGTGAAAGCATAGAGATCAAGCCTCCTCACAGATAACTGTCCTGAAAATTTGAAGGTTTGGGGGTTTCTGGCTTGTTTACAGATGTATAATTAAGGATATATCTCCTGTCTTAAGTGTCCTTAAGTGGTGACCTAGACTTCTAATTTTATACTATTTCATGTGATTTAATTAAGGGAAAATGgttaacattttcaaagaaaattaacttGCAATCAGCTAGGGGTCATTTCTGGATTTAAAcatcattttgaaaacaaaaatgaaatcatttcatttctgaattttggAACCCGGAAACAGGAGgaggaaatttcttttcttcctagttGGTGGTCCAGTTGTGTCCTCAAAGcacagaaaactaaagaaatacTACTTAGTGGTTATGTCGTGGTTTTTAAACCTAGGTGGATTTTTTAATTGTCTACCTTTAATTTAGATGCCACGTCTTTCCAATTAAGAATATTTCCAGTCAAATCCTATAACTCCCCGTAACAGGTTTGTAGGCACTTTCAGAGCCACTTTTAATAAGATCTTGTTCAGGGATCCCACTTTTTACTtaagtttttgatttttgtttgtgtgttttgcaCAGGTACAGCATCACAAAGCCAcctattatttaatttctccttATCCAACAGTGATAGATTCCAATTTAGCTGAAAATAGTATATTACATTGGGTTGCGTGGCACCTATCTACTTTATTTCCCAAGAATCTTCCATCCCCTTAGGAGCAGGGCTTGGGAACACCCAAAAAGCCCCTCCCCGCTTTGCCGTCGTCTCGGGTGAATGCACTGCTACCTTTTGGCAGTTGGAGGGGAAACGCATCAGAGCCCGAGAACCTGCAACCGCCACGGCGGAGATGTGCAGTGGTCTCTGGGGAAACGCCGCCTTCTGCCCTCACCCGGAGCGGATGGCCCTGTGCCGTCCGCTCGCCCTCTCTAGCTGCGCCGCATTCCCGtgccctctttctttcctctctgggcTCAAGATCGCTACGCTCTATTTCTGCGTGAGCTTATTTGAAAACCTTACTTGGAGTCCGGGTTTACTCTCCACGTCTGCTCCAGGCCACGCTGTGCCCACGTACCCCTCAGCCTTGACCGCTCACGACCGGCCCAGGTGTGGTCGCAGCCAAGCCCCCGCCGCGGGCCTCTGCGCCCTGCGCTCTCTCCCTTGGGTTCAGGCCCTCTGAGATGCTTGCCCCAAGACCTCGCCCCTTGCCTTCTTGGGCCACCTGCAGAACAACCCTGGTTGTCAAGGACCTGAGACAGCCGAGGACGGGGAGTCCCCGGGGCTGTACGAGGGACCTTGAGTGGGTCTAACCGGAAGGATGCGGGCCTGCGAGGGACGCCGGCCGGGTCTGGCTGGAGCCAGGCGCGCAGGTGGCGCATCTTCGGGGCTCACTGTGCAGCTTAATTGGGTTAAAGCGAAGCTAAACACCGAAGCACTTCGTGCAAACTAATTGGTGCAACCAGCTCCTTTTCACTAACGATTTGcactttgagaaagaaaaatggatggTAAGAAAAGGTATACTAGGAAACTCGTTAGATCTAGTGTTCCAGGAAAGTGAAGTCATTTAGTTTCAAGGACGCCAGGACTGTGTTTTCTAAGCTGCTTCCTTAAGCATCCTTCACACACGGAGTTGAAGGTGATTTACATAACATAGGATTCACCGGTCCGCGGTTATCACTGTGGGTGAACTGGGCGCCCTGGATTGAATAATACTCTAGTGCAAGTACTGCTTGTTGCTGCAACACAGTGATTTTCTATTACACTGAACACGTGAAATGAATTGCCTTGTGTAGCTGCATCCTTTCAGTGATCTTAGACGCCCCTCATTGTTGAAGCGAAAATTAAGCTATTCGGAGAAGTGTGTTTTCCATCCCTGAAATTTTTTTATGGAAATGACCTATAGAGAGGAATTACAAATAACAGTATGTTTTTGTGCAATTCAGCCGATTTTAATCTAGGCTTGGGGGATATGTTTATTTTATGGGAGTAACATATTTAACTGTTtttcagtaaattttttaaaaatatcatttgacctaTTAAACTAGTTATGTCAAATGATTATGCAGTACATCGAGATGGcttaatatacatttatgtattaatgtgaaaagtttttttaaaaactccagttATACCAGTCTTGcaatattttttgttgaaaatgtaATCTTAGTGCTACTAgaataaaattgtgtgtgtgtcatgCTTTAGGATGTAAATAGTTAATTATTTTCCGTGGTATGCATGCAGACATCTTTGACATGACCTAATAATAGAATGATAATTAAGGAAAACTGGCCTAATTGAAGGAAAAAACATCTCAAGAATCTCATGATGTAATAATAGTTTGAGCTGCttattttaatggaaaacatCAGTTATGTAAAATGACGTTTACATTTCATTTACTTAGTTTATGAGGCAGGCTTGATTTAAAATGTaccagttagaaaaaaaataataataaggacaGAGCACACCATTATCATAAATGTTAGTAGTATtagtgaatataaaataattaaatactgtGATCCTTAACACTTCGAAGCGTTCGAAATAACAATAGCAAAACAACTTTTCCTCAAGTACTATTTCCTAAATAACTTATCTCCACTTCTGTAAACCTGCTTACTTATATGGGATATACAAAGTAATTCATAAATAGTGTCATTATTAAGCTTAAAGAAAAACTCTGTTATGTTGAGAAATACAAGAAtgcaaaattttttcttttagaaaaaaactaatttaaatttgaattgcaTGTTCATAAATCTCAGCAATTGTAACCTTTCATCTGGAAAAGAGGTATCTGTTAAGGGATATGCACATACATGTTAAGTGCTTACATAGATATCGTTTGGTGTTTTTTCATTATCTGCTAGCTGCTATTCTAAATTCatgaatttaaagttttatttttttaatatgtgcTTATTACACTGGGGAGATAAAAAGAATATGAAGTTGagtttattacattatttatcCCTACTGCTGGAGTGGCTTTGAAGGCTCATTGTAGGCATCTGATTTCcttcccccttctttttttttatgaatgCACCCAGGCTATTTCAAGTGTTTCATTCTGCCAGAcacaatatatttctttttttacactAGAGAAATTAAAGACAGATATTTGTGCAGGGTTTTCTTTATGTGTCacattaaataaagtaaaatagagaGAATTTTTCTGGTAATCTAATTTGATGGCATCTATACCTTTCTTCCTGTGTGATTCTTGGTGTAAGAACAGTTGAGACAAAAAATAGCTTGAAAGCTTTCAAGGTTTCAGTGATTTCTTAAAgtaattatttcatcttttaataTCAGATTTATTTCAAAGTCAAACAGAGGATTGAGGTCGCTGTTTGCACAATTTAGACC
This is a stretch of genomic DNA from Theropithecus gelada isolate Dixy chromosome 17, Tgel_1.0, whole genome shotgun sequence. It encodes these proteins:
- the MAB21L1 gene encoding putative nucleotidyltransferase MAB21L1, whose translation is MIAAQAKLVYHLNKYYNEKCQARKAAIAKTIREVCKVVSDVLKEVEVQEPRFISSLNEMDNRYEGLEVISPTEFEVVLYLNQMGVFNFVDDGSLPGCAVLKLSDGRKRSMSLWVEFITASGYLSARKIRSRFQTLVAQAVDKCSYRDVVKMVADTSEVKLRIRDRYVVQITPAFKCTGIWPRSAAHWPLPHIPWPGPNRVAEVKAEGFNLLSKECHSLAGKQSSAESDAWVLQFAEAENRLQMGGCRKKCLSILKTLRDRHLELPGQPLNNYHMKTLVSYECEKHPRESDWDESCLGDRLNGILLQLISCLQCRRCPHYFLPNLDLFQGKPHSALENAAKQTWRLAREILTNPKSLEKL